AAACCTATATCAAAGCTGACTCAGGAGCGTTTTGGCACAGCTTTGCCTTCAAACATGGTAGGACTGGGTATTATTTCCAAAGCTTCCAATATAATTAAACCGGAGGCCCTGAAAAAAGCCATGAAAAAGCATATAAAGGAGAAATATCACAAACTAAACGAAGAAGCCATTGACTTTGGTATATCGCTGGTGGAAAAATCTTATACGCTAAAAGAAGAATCAAGAGAGTTTATAAGAGGGTTTGAATGAGGCCTTTTTTAAGTAGTTTTGAGTTTGCCGTTAAGGGACTCAAATATCTGGTTTTGAATGAGAGGAATTTCAGGGTACAATTTATAATAGGGATATTCATTCTCCTGCTTGCATTTTTTCTCCCTCTTGAGGGATGGGAGTTTTTTTGGATATTGTTTTCGGTTTTCTTTGTCCTGAGCCTTGAAGGATTAAATACAATCGTTGAAGAAGTTCTGGACTTTATGGAAGAAAAATACCACAGAAAAATCGAAATAGTAAAAGATATTTCGGCGGGGACCGTGCTTCTTGGCTCAATGTTCAGTGTAATTGTTGCAACAATAATCTATGGTAGAGTGTTATTTGGCATTTCAAGATTTTCCGGGTTCATTATTGGTATAATATTAGATGGTTTCCTTTTTGGCCTTGGCCTTTTTGGAGGTGGAAAGAAGTGAGCATTCGCAGTTTATTCCTGCTATTAGTCGCGGTTGTTATCGTATCCATAACTGGATTCAGTTATATCCTTATAACGTACACCATTCATCAGGGGGATACGCTTTATTCTATTGCTGTGGAGCACAATTTGCATGTATCGACTATCCTTGACTTCAACGACATAGAAGACCCTAAAAGCCTTAAAATCGGTGAAAAGATCGTATTTCCACAGCCAGATGGTTTATTGTACGAAGTGAAAAGC
The Kosmotoga arenicorallina S304 genome window above contains:
- a CDS encoding diacylglycerol kinase family protein → MRPFLSSFEFAVKGLKYLVLNERNFRVQFIIGIFILLLAFFLPLEGWEFFWILFSVFFVLSLEGLNTIVEEVLDFMEEKYHRKIEIVKDISAGTVLLGSMFSVIVATIIYGRVLFGISRFSGFIIGIILDGFLFGLGLFGGGKK